A single genomic interval of Xyrauchen texanus isolate HMW12.3.18 chromosome 8, RBS_HiC_50CHRs, whole genome shotgun sequence harbors:
- the LOC127647540 gene encoding protein arginine N-methyltransferase 1-like isoform X2: MAETADGMEGESSVKPAAEDMTSKDYYFDSYAHFGIHEEMLKDEVRTLTYRNSMFHNKHLFKDKVVLDVGSGTGILCMFAAKAGAKKVIGIECSSISDYAVKIVKANKLDHVVTIIKGKVEEVELPVERVDIIISEWMGYCLFYESMLNTVIYARDKWLKPDGLIFPDRATLYVTAIEDRQYKDYKIHWWDNVYGFDMSCIKEVAIKEPLVDVVDPKQLVSTACLIKEVDIYTVKIEDLSFTSPFCLQVKRNDYIHALVTYFNIEFTRCHKRTGFSTSPESPYTHWKQTVFYLDDYLTVKTGEEIFGTISMKPNVKNNRDLDFNVDIDFKGQLCEVSKTSEYRMR, translated from the exons ATGGCGGAGACGGCAGATGGAATGGAG GGAGAGAGCTCAGTTAAGCCTGCAGCAGAAGACATGACCTCCAAGGACTACTACTTTGATTCTTATGCACACTTCGGTATCCATGAG GAGATGCTGAAGGATGAGGTTCGCACTCTAACATACAGGAACTCCATGTTCCATAACAAGCATCTTTTCAAGGATAAGGTGGTGCTGGATGTTGGAAGTGGAACTGGCATCCTTTGTATGTTTGCAGCCAAAGCAGGGGCAAAGAAAGTTATTGGG ATTGAGTGCAGCAGTATATCAGACTATGCTGTGAAAATTGTGAAGGCCAACAAGTTAGATCATG TTGTTACCATCATTAAGGGCAAGGTGGAGGAGGTGGAGCTTCCCGTGGAACGTGTAGACATTATCATATCTGAGTGGATGGGCTACTGTCTCTTCTATGAGTCCATGCTTAACACTGTCATTTATGCAAGGGACAAATGGCTG AAACCTGATGGTCTGATTTTCCCTGACAGAGCTACGCTCTACGTCACTGCAATTGAAGACAGACAGTACAAGGACTACAAAATTCACT GGTGGGACAATGTTTATGGCTTTGACATGTCCTGTATCAAGGAAGTGGCCATCAAGGAACCACTGGTGGATGTTGTTGACCCCAAGCAACTTGTTAGTACTGCCTGCCTCATTAAG GAGGTGGACATCTACACAGTGAAGATTGAGGACTTATCCTTCACATCACCATTCTGCTTGCAGGTGAAGAGGAATGACTACATCCATGCACTGGTCACTTACTTCAACATAGAGTTCACTCGCTGCCACAAGAGGACTGGCTTCTCTACCA GCCCAGAGTCTCCTTACACTCACTGGAAGCAGACAGTGTTCTACCTTGATGACTATCTGACTGTAAAGACTGGAGAGGAGATCTTTGGCACCATCAGCATGAAACCCAATGTCAAGAATAAT AGAGATCTTGACTTTAATGTCGACATCGACTTCAAGGGTCAGCTTTGTGAGGTGTCCAAGACATCAGAGTACCGAATGCGCTAG
- the LOC127647540 gene encoding protein arginine N-methyltransferase 1-like isoform X1, translated as MAETADGMEVSQGESSVKPAAEDMTSKDYYFDSYAHFGIHEEMLKDEVRTLTYRNSMFHNKHLFKDKVVLDVGSGTGILCMFAAKAGAKKVIGIECSSISDYAVKIVKANKLDHVVTIIKGKVEEVELPVERVDIIISEWMGYCLFYESMLNTVIYARDKWLKPDGLIFPDRATLYVTAIEDRQYKDYKIHWWDNVYGFDMSCIKEVAIKEPLVDVVDPKQLVSTACLIKEVDIYTVKIEDLSFTSPFCLQVKRNDYIHALVTYFNIEFTRCHKRTGFSTSPESPYTHWKQTVFYLDDYLTVKTGEEIFGTISMKPNVKNNRDLDFNVDIDFKGQLCEVSKTSEYRMR; from the exons ATGGCGGAGACGGCAGATGGAATGGAG GTGTCCCAGGGAGAGAGCTCAGTTAAGCCTGCAGCAGAAGACATGACCTCCAAGGACTACTACTTTGATTCTTATGCACACTTCGGTATCCATGAG GAGATGCTGAAGGATGAGGTTCGCACTCTAACATACAGGAACTCCATGTTCCATAACAAGCATCTTTTCAAGGATAAGGTGGTGCTGGATGTTGGAAGTGGAACTGGCATCCTTTGTATGTTTGCAGCCAAAGCAGGGGCAAAGAAAGTTATTGGG ATTGAGTGCAGCAGTATATCAGACTATGCTGTGAAAATTGTGAAGGCCAACAAGTTAGATCATG TTGTTACCATCATTAAGGGCAAGGTGGAGGAGGTGGAGCTTCCCGTGGAACGTGTAGACATTATCATATCTGAGTGGATGGGCTACTGTCTCTTCTATGAGTCCATGCTTAACACTGTCATTTATGCAAGGGACAAATGGCTG AAACCTGATGGTCTGATTTTCCCTGACAGAGCTACGCTCTACGTCACTGCAATTGAAGACAGACAGTACAAGGACTACAAAATTCACT GGTGGGACAATGTTTATGGCTTTGACATGTCCTGTATCAAGGAAGTGGCCATCAAGGAACCACTGGTGGATGTTGTTGACCCCAAGCAACTTGTTAGTACTGCCTGCCTCATTAAG GAGGTGGACATCTACACAGTGAAGATTGAGGACTTATCCTTCACATCACCATTCTGCTTGCAGGTGAAGAGGAATGACTACATCCATGCACTGGTCACTTACTTCAACATAGAGTTCACTCGCTGCCACAAGAGGACTGGCTTCTCTACCA GCCCAGAGTCTCCTTACACTCACTGGAAGCAGACAGTGTTCTACCTTGATGACTATCTGACTGTAAAGACTGGAGAGGAGATCTTTGGCACCATCAGCATGAAACCCAATGTCAAGAATAAT AGAGATCTTGACTTTAATGTCGACATCGACTTCAAGGGTCAGCTTTGTGAGGTGTCCAAGACATCAGAGTACCGAATGCGCTAG